One genomic segment of Pongo pygmaeus isolate AG05252 chromosome 19, NHGRI_mPonPyg2-v2.0_pri, whole genome shotgun sequence includes these proteins:
- the LOC129017029 gene encoding phosphatidylinositol-glycan biosynthesis class W protein encodes MSEKQMKEAFVSNLNGTTVLEITQGLCFPAFCILCRGFLIIFSQYLCSFSHTWKTRFFIDFVVLIVPMVATLTIWASFILLELLGVIIFGAGLLYQIYRRRTCYARLPFLKILEKFLNISLESECIPAISCFRVITSAFTAIAILAVDFPLFPRRFAKTELYGTGAMDFGVGGFVFGSAMVCLEVRRRKYMEGSKLRYFTNSLYSVWPLVFLGIGRLAIIKSIGYQEHLTEYGVHWNFFFTIIVVKLITPLLLIIFPLNKSWIIALSITILYQLALDFTSLKRLILYGTDGSGTRVGLLNANREGIISTLGYVAIHMAGVQTGLYMHKNRSHIKDLIKVACFLLLAAISLFISLYVVQVNVEAVSRRMANLAFCIWIVASSLILLSSLLLGDIILSFAKFLINGALVPCSWKLIQSPVTNKKHSESLVPEAERMEPSLCLITALNRKQLIFFLLSNITTGLINLMVDTLHSSTLWALFVVNLYMFSNCLIVYVLYLQDKTIQFW; translated from the coding sequence ATGTCTGAAAAGCAGATGAAGGAAGCTTTTGTCAGTAACCTCAATGGAACCACCGTGCTGGAAATCACCCAGGGATTGTGCTTTCCTGCATTCTGTATCCTGTGCAGAGGGTTCCTGATCATTTTCTCACAGTACTTGTGTTCTTTTTCACATACCTGGAAAACTAGATTCTTCATTGACTTTGTTGTCCTAATAGTTCCCATGGTAGCCACTTTGACCATTTGGGCTTCATTTATCCTCCTTGAGCTTCTTGGTGTAATTATCTTTGGGGCAGGGCTGTTGTATCAAATATACCGAAGGAGGACCTGCTATGCCAGACTGCCTTTCCTAAAAATCCTTGAAAAATTCTTGAACATCAGTCTAGAATCAGAATGCATTCCAGCCATCTCCTGTTTCCGTGTAATTACCAGTGCATTTACTGCTATTGCTATTTTGGCTGTGGACTTCCCACTTTTTCCCAGAAGATTTGCCAAAACTGAGCTCTATGGGACAGGAGCAATGGATTTTGGAGTAGGTGGCTTTGTTTTTGGGTCTGCAATGGTTTGTCTAGAGGTCAGGAGGAGAAAATATATGGAAGGGTCCAAATTGCGTTACTTTACAAACTCACTATACTCTGTATGGCCATTAGTCTTCCTAGGAATCGGACGATTAGCCATTATAAAATCAATAGGCTATCAGGAACATTTAACTGAGTATGGAGTTCACTGGAACTTTTTCTTTACCATAATAGTTGTGAAATTGATAACACCACtgcttttgattatttttccccTAAATAAGTCCTGGATTATTGCCCTCAGCATTACTATATTATACCAGCTAGCCCTTGACTTTACCTCACTGAAGAGGTTAATATTATATGGCACTGATGGTAGTGGCACACGGGTTGGTCTATTAAATGCCAACCGTGAAGGAATAATCTCTACCCTGGGGTATGTGGCAATACACATGGCTGGTGTGCAAACAGGGTTATACATGCATAAGAACCGATCACATATCAAAGACTTGATAAAAGTAGCCTGTTTTCTTTTACTAGCAGCTATTAGCCTCTTCATATCTCTTTACGTAGTTCAAGTAAATGTAGAAGCAGTATCTCGAAGAATGGCAAATTTAGCCTTTTGTATTTGGATAGTTGCTTCTAGCCTGATCCTTCTTAGTAGTTTATTACTGGGTGATATAATTTTGAGTTTTGCCAAATTTCTAATTAATGGAGCTCTAGTACCATGTTCTTGGAAACTTATCCAGTCACCTGTtacaaataaaaagcattcaGAATCTTTAGTCCCTGAAGCTGAAAGAATGGAACCCAGTCTTTGTTTAATCACAGCTCTAAACAGAAAacagttaatatttttcttgCTGTCAAATATAACAACTGGCCTGATCAACCTGATGGTAGATACATTACACAGCAGTACCTTGTGGGCCTTATTTGTGGTCAATCTCTATATGTTTTCCAACTGTTTAattgtatatgtactatatttgcAAGATAAGACTATACAATTTTGGTGA